From a region of the Deltaproteobacteria bacterium genome:
- the clpS gene encoding ATP-dependent Clp protease adapter ClpS, translated as MGVERDRRNDGEGTAVETRTKTRLKKPRMYKVLLHNDDYTTMEFVVFVLQGVFHHSESDATRIMLHVHKSGVGVAGVYTREVAETRIAQVEALARKHEYPLRCSMDEA; from the coding sequence ATGGGCGTCGAGCGGGACCGGCGGAACGACGGCGAGGGGACGGCCGTCGAGACGCGCACCAAGACGCGGCTCAAGAAGCCGCGCATGTACAAGGTGCTCCTGCACAACGACGACTACACGACGATGGAGTTCGTCGTGTTCGTTCTGCAAGGGGTTTTCCACCATTCGGAGTCGGACGCGACCCGCATCATGCTGCATGTGCACAAGAGCGGGGTGGGGGTCGCGGGCGTCTACACGCGTGAGGTCGCCGAGACCCGCATCGCGCAGGTCGAGGCGTTGGCGCGCAAGCACGAATATCCGCTCCGCTGCAGCATGGACGAGGCCTGA
- the metF gene encoding methylenetetrahydrofolate reductase [NAD(P)H], whose translation MRIRDLFTGRRPVFSFEFFPPKTGDGEQRLVETVQRLKDLGPSFVSVTKTGGKPAEKTIELTARLKHEVGVEAMAHMTCATAGRLEMRRIFERIRDAGIENVLPLRGDPPADQPDFVRPPDGFAHACELVRFLKEGGFDFCLAGAAYPEKHPEAPSAEVDLQNLKTKVDAGVDLLITQMFYRNADYFSFVKRARASGIDLPIVAGIMPITNVAQIERIAKLSGAAIPADLQADLDRTRGDEAGAREVGIAYAIRQCRELLARGAPGIHFYTLNQSPATSAILRELRRDHP comes from the coding sequence ATGCGCATTCGCGACCTCTTCACGGGCCGCCGGCCGGTCTTCTCCTTCGAGTTCTTCCCTCCCAAGACGGGCGACGGAGAGCAGAGGCTCGTCGAGACGGTGCAGCGGCTGAAGGACCTCGGCCCGAGCTTCGTCTCGGTCACGAAGACCGGCGGGAAGCCGGCGGAGAAGACGATCGAGCTGACGGCGCGCCTCAAGCACGAGGTCGGCGTCGAGGCCATGGCGCACATGACGTGTGCGACCGCGGGGCGGCTCGAGATGCGGCGCATCTTCGAGCGCATCCGCGACGCCGGCATCGAGAACGTGCTGCCGCTGCGCGGCGACCCGCCCGCCGATCAGCCGGACTTCGTGCGCCCGCCCGACGGGTTCGCCCACGCCTGCGAGCTCGTCCGCTTTCTCAAGGAGGGCGGCTTCGACTTCTGCCTGGCGGGCGCCGCGTACCCCGAGAAGCATCCCGAGGCGCCGTCCGCCGAGGTCGATCTGCAGAACCTGAAGACCAAGGTCGACGCCGGGGTCGATCTGCTCATCACGCAGATGTTCTACCGCAACGCCGACTACTTCTCGTTCGTGAAGCGGGCGCGGGCGAGCGGCATCGACCTGCCGATCGTCGCCGGGATCATGCCCATCACCAACGTCGCCCAGATCGAGCGCATCGCGAAGCTCTCCGGCGCGGCGATTCCGGCCGACCTGCAGGCCGACCTCGACCGGACGCGCGGCGACGAGGCGGGAGCGCGCGAGGTCGGCATCGCCTACGCCATCCGGCAATGCCGCGAGCTCCTCGCGCGCGGCGCTCCGGGTATCCACTTCTACACGCTCAACCAATCGCCGGCGACGTCGGCGATCCTGCGCGAGCTCCGCCGCGATCACCCATGA
- the fabF gene encoding beta-ketoacyl-ACP synthase II, producing MSTPRVVITGMGGVTPIGTGIDAIWESACAGRSGIGPITLFDASDQQCRIAGEVRGFEAGRWIPTKHLKRMDDFARYAVASSVMAVEDAKLEITPDNSRRIGVLLGNNDGGGRTIFRTVAAFLANGPGAVSPFYITAITSSMGAAQVAIRLQVRGPNFTIGNACASGLNGIGEAWRYIRDRTCDVVLAGGTDALINGTEVAGFSNSKAVSFRNDEPEKASRPFDRDRDGFVLSEGAAVVVVESLEHARARGARIYAEVVGYATGSEAFHIAAPLPDGVGVAACMQAAIESAGIGPDAIDYINAHATSTPLGDVNETQGIKLVFGERAQRIPVSATKSMTGHLIGASGALEAMIAAKTLATGIVTPTINLDHPDPACDLDYVPHEARRADVRYALSNSFGFGGANASLVLRRWDG from the coding sequence ATGTCCACGCCGCGGGTCGTGATCACGGGGATGGGGGGCGTGACGCCGATCGGTACCGGCATCGACGCCATCTGGGAGAGCGCGTGCGCCGGACGGTCGGGCATCGGACCGATCACGCTCTTCGATGCGTCCGATCAGCAGTGTCGGATCGCGGGCGAGGTGCGCGGCTTCGAGGCCGGGCGCTGGATTCCGACGAAGCACTTGAAGCGCATGGACGACTTCGCGCGCTACGCCGTCGCCTCCTCCGTGATGGCCGTCGAGGACGCGAAGCTCGAGATTACGCCCGACAACTCGCGCCGGATCGGCGTGCTGCTCGGGAACAACGACGGCGGCGGGCGCACGATCTTTCGCACCGTGGCCGCGTTCCTGGCGAACGGTCCGGGCGCGGTGTCGCCGTTCTACATCACCGCCATCACCAGCAGCATGGGGGCAGCGCAGGTCGCGATCCGCCTCCAGGTGCGCGGGCCGAACTTCACGATCGGCAACGCCTGCGCGTCGGGGCTGAACGGGATCGGCGAGGCCTGGCGCTACATCCGCGACCGGACCTGCGACGTGGTGCTCGCGGGAGGCACCGACGCGCTCATCAACGGCACGGAGGTCGCCGGCTTCTCGAACTCGAAGGCGGTCTCCTTCCGCAACGACGAGCCCGAGAAGGCGAGTCGGCCCTTCGATCGCGATCGCGACGGCTTCGTGCTCTCGGAGGGCGCCGCCGTCGTGGTGGTCGAGTCGCTGGAGCACGCGCGGGCGCGGGGCGCGCGCATCTACGCCGAGGTCGTGGGCTACGCGACCGGCAGCGAGGCGTTCCACATCGCCGCGCCGCTGCCGGATGGAGTCGGCGTCGCGGCCTGCATGCAGGCCGCGATCGAGAGCGCCGGCATCGGGCCGGACGCGATCGACTACATCAACGCCCACGCCACTTCCACGCCGCTCGGCGACGTGAACGAGACGCAAGGGATCAAGCTCGTGTTCGGGGAGCGCGCGCAGCGCATCCCGGTGAGCGCGACCAAGTCGATGACGGGACACCTGATCGGCGCCTCGGGCGCGCTCGAGGCGATGATCGCGGCGAAGACCCTCGCGACGGGGATCGTCACGCCGACCATCAACCTCGACCATCCGGATCCCGCGTGCGACCTCGACTACGTGCCGCACGAGGCGCGGCGTGCGGACGTGCGGTACGCGCTCAGCAACTCGTTCGGGTTCGGCGGCGCCAACGCGTCGCTGGTGCTGCGACGATGGGACGGCTGA